gtaaggggaaaaaatgaataataaattgcggattccaagtgatcaagggctcaggacgttccagttcagcccattgcaaaggttccgccagaagtgggccctcgtgcaacgtaagcaatgacgtacatccgagtcaacgagaccgagggaagttagcgagggcgAGTTAGTGAACTGGAACGCAGCTctggtttcaaaaaatagcggtttcacCGTTCTAAAACGCCAGTTCTAAAACGCCTATCCGATAAAAAATTTGTGCGGTTTCACAGAAacgcgtctccgtgtggacggggcctaaaaatttgaaaaaatgaCGCTAGATTAGTTCACTTATGTTCACGAGAAGGGTCAAATTAgaaaaatttgaaaacaaaTTATCTGAAGGTACACATAGGTCAAATAGCATCTCTATTGTTGGTCATTTAAATGTATCTGTGACAAATATgtaatagcctatatatatatatatatatatatatatatatatatgtaattggGTTTTGGAGGATCCTTAAAGTTTGTCTCGTATTTGTCCTGTCTTTGACGTAAAAGCAGCTTGAGgctgtgtgtgttcttgtggtTTAATCAGACAGAGTTGGTGTGACACCATTGAGATGAATGATAATGGTAATATGGTCTTCTTTTTGTGTAATTTGTTCACATTTTATCTAATGTATGTCTTTTTCAATATAATGTACTTACACATGAACTAGACTCAAAGCTTCATTCTACTTTGAATTATCCATGAAATCCATGTAGGCTAATTATTGTGCAGttactttttgttttgcaaattcTAATCCTCTAAAACAACTCATGCATAGATAATCTTTGCagatttcatgttttatattttggaGGAACACTGACAGGTGTGATGATCAGTGGCTTTGAGTTTTTACCTTCATCATTAAGGTATGGATCTAACCCTGGATAGAGTTTCTCAGTGAACGTCTGACCAGTGAAAGAGTAGATATGAGATCTGGAGTCCACGTCATAAAAAGAGACCAGACCCTCCTCATAATTCACAAACACTCCCACCTTCTCAGGTTTCACTCTCAGAGATAAAGAGACAGGTGGATCATCATAAGCTATATATTCATTCTCATTCTCCAGCATCAGAACCCAGACTCCATTCTCAGGACTCGCTGCAATCTCCCCCTTCCTGTTAATGGATTCTCTGACCACTCCTATACCCCAATCAGTCtttcccttcacctgcacctcataGTAAAATCTCCCTGAACTGAATCCCTGCTTTGCCAGAACAGATCTGTCCTCTAATCTCTTTGGGTTTTTTGGGACATCCTGCTTAATGTCTCCATGACGGACTTGTTTTCCATCATCAGACAGGATGAGATATGGATTCGCTGTATCAGGATCCAGAGTCACATCCACTGAGAGAGATCAGACATTATCAGTCAACTTCAgattaaacacttttatatgtacagtatataatacAGATTAACAAAGTATTGTCAGTGTAttgaagaaaatggtgtcagtcACACTGTACCTGCAAACTTCTGCACAAACTTCAACCCTGTGAACACAGATGACAATATAATGATGAATTTTTCGTGGGAATGATTTCAGATTATCATTGAGGTTATCTTCATTGGCAGCATTAGTGGCATGTTGTCAGCAGACGAGGAACACACGTGGTGATTGATGAAGGTGGTGACTGAGTTGACTCCCTGACACATGCAAAACAAACAATGTGTTTACAGGAAATATGCAATAGAAGTCAATGGGACAAAcatgttggggggggggggggggtgatttAGTAAGTAATTTTATTATAACAGTCTAATGCTAACATGGCAAGTTTAAGTTatagtcattttttaaacagtatGATCCTTTGCATTTTAAGATAAAATAATTACCTGCAGTGATCACCAGCAGATCACCGAtgcttaaatttaatttaacccagaatattgtttgaaaaaattattttctttgatAGTAACTGACAATCAAATCCATACACTGTATTTTAAACTTACATACCAGTTTGACTGAGTTTTTTATTTAGAGTCCCATCTAGTGCTGGACCACTGGAGGACGCCATGACTGACAAAACAATGAAGAGAAGCAAGAGACAAAATTGATAATACTAATACTCaaagattttaaatatttctccaCTGATGGCCCATCAAAAGTAGCGGTATattctgacaaaatatttattttccaagTGACATTTAAATCACACATATTTCACTGTATTGCTGTTTTTGACATCCATCAGCTCATGCAGCAATAGTTCAGAAAAGTGTTTGGGACTGTGTGACTCTTTCCAGTTCAGTTCCAGTTATGTTGTTTTACTTTGACTCCAAAcataaaataatcttattttgtTGGCTTTGTGGGTGTTTGTATGACAGAAAACATGAGCATGGATATGAACATGAATTTCCTTGAATTTCAGATTTTTGAAGAGGAAATGCACACAGGGGCCAGTTGCTCAAACTTAGTCACtatattaagactgtgtcttaagaactagtttgaccaacttgcagttaaccaatgttatttttccaattcaaattaCTCCAATCTACCTTTTTCTGTAAAAGACTTAAAAAAATTAGGACCActcttcaagaaaaacattagtGTCTTAACATTTAAGACTAGtctttagattagattagattaacTTTATTAATCCCCGAAGGGAAATTCACATACCACAGCACATAAAGTACACATTCCACATCAATACACAATCAGATTTCTAACAATTATCTTGTATAGCACTGGTTGTAAAATCTAATGGCTGTTGGTAAAAAGGACCTTCTGTAACGTTCCTTATAACACCTAGGTTGAATTAATCTTGAACTAAAAGAACTCTCGCCAGCATGAACTAAATCATAAAGAGGATGGCATTCATGATTCATCATGTTAATCAGTTTGTCAGTCATTCTAACCTGAGCTATGCCATCTATAGTGGGAAACACACACCCCACAACCGAACCTGCTTTCTTAATTAGCTTATGCTTAGCTTTgtggtttatgcaaccggccccAGTTTACAAGATAGAATAAGAATTTAACTGCTGAAGTGCCGTCATAAATGTACTTGCGTAGCATAGGTTGTTAGTTGTTAAAGTGATGGATCGATCATGAATGATTAGTTTATTTTGAACAGATCTTTAATATGTCTCTGGAACAATGAGTCATCTTAGTTTCGGAATGTTTCGGAATTTTACTGCAACAACTAACAGTTGCTCTAGGCAACACAACCACAGGTATGACGGCACTTCAGCAGCTAAATTCTTATTCAGTCTTGAATTACTTGTGCATTTCCTCTTCAAAAACCTGACAAGAAAAATTCATGTTCATATCCTTATATTTTATGTCATACAAACACCCATCAAGACAACAAAATAAGATCATTTTATGTTTGGAGTTGAAATAATAGTGAGTCTGCTAATTATAATGTACTATAAGTTAAACTAGTAACCACTGATTATATCGAATCAAAAGTACTAGATTTGATTTCTGTCCTGTTGGAAAAATAATACTGAAAATAGTATCTCTTCTGGAGACACCTGACTTTATATAAAACTGATCATACAGCGAgggtttttttctgtatatGAAAGACAACACAGGATAAAAGGCAGTTAAAGTACTTTCTGTTTCTGAAGTCTTTTAGTTGTGTGACATGACAAATGATATCAAACTTTACAGCCAGAATGACATACTCATTAACAATATTCTAGAGTTTAAAACTGCCGAACAAGCTCTTACATTTCCATCACTTACCTTTGAGTGAATATCAGCTGTGATCACTAGTTTCTGTGTGTCTGAATAAAGTTTAAAGAAGTTTCCAGTTCATCTGTTTTATTTAGTTTCACCTTCACTGAATTCTTACTCTCAGCTGCAGTGATGTCATAGCCCCGCCCACAGTCATGAATATGGAACAGTTTCTAATTCATCCCTGCTGAGTGTGCAAACACTTTAACATCATTAGTTGGGTAAACTTTTATAGCAGTGAATGAGAGACTtgattaaatatatatgtgtttCCATTTGtgcaaatagcaaaagaaaaactccataatactgttttcacaactttcaaaaagagggaaaaaatatAGATAGCGATTGATAACGGCAGCCAGAAAagagaaagatgtcatttttaccgtgttgttgtatttgttatcCCCCTCATCCTCCAATTAATCAAATACACGTCTCTACAATCCTTGACTGCATCAAAAGATTGAGAGCGTTGTCAAGGTGGAGTCCACACCAGCTCAGTCAGGATCTGATGCTCTTGAGGCTCGATGaagtaaataaattacagaTATCGATAATAGTTCTATGTATAAGTAATTTCACTCTGAGACTTGTTTAGAGAGGTTTACGAATCACCAAATACAATGGCTTTGGTTTAATAACAAGatacagaataaaaatacaaaagcaTAAAAGCGAGCAAAGTCTTCACCCGAGGTATTGTACAACTTCCAATATATATAGTCTGCAAAGATCACATCCTTTTCCTGACATAAAACACCTCCTTGTTTGTCAAAGTCTAAGATACACAGGTCATCTACATCTACATTTTTGTCAGAACAATGTAAATAATTGCACATATGTAGGGACTTTTATAAGTAAAAATGAATAGTCTTCATCAtcaaatttattaatttctcgTCAACGATCAAGTGTCGATTCTCAGTGCAGCACAGAAGGAAACCCGCCGGTAAAGCATGAAAGAAACAGCTCACAGTATATTTATAGTGTGTTAAATAACAGTTTTATAAAACCTTTTAAATATCTGATAATATTTCTGCTAACAACGAAACAGTTATAGTAAGTTTAACTAATGAAGAGTTGATCATGAGAGCACAGGTGGATGCGATGTGTTGTAAAACAGTAGGAACTGATCTGTCCATGCTGGATATTGATGTTTCATCACAGAAATCTGTCAGCTGAAAGCTATATCAGTTATAGAATTGAACACTTTAATTCAATGTTAACagctggagaggagagagaaaatggctagATGTCCTTAAATAGCATGTAgaccctagtgaaaaataaatatactaaaatctaTTTGAAATGCAGTTATTTTATGCTAAGTGTACTACAATTGTATTTACTTTTGcttgtacttaatataaataccctgcaattgtaattttagtatactaaattgctatacttaaagtctgctaaactggaacaagtatttttgtgttgaggtccaactaaagatatattaagtatatttgattgtgctaaagtggaactattgcaagtatactttaatATAAGTATATACATCTTGCATTCAAATTATACAGTGATCATACAATCCTtactaatagtgatattaaacacattgtaaaatttagaaatatgcattgtgcaataaagaagaactgcaaataaagtttaattgaaatatttatgTCAGTGTGTCTGtaaatagtcaacatttgaagcggatcaaaaccctTCATCAAAGTTATCCTAAAACCTTACTAACTTTTTTTGATCTACTTCACATGCTGACTACTATATATTGATGGGTTTTTATTTAGTGTGAAAtgaatgtaggcctattttaaatgcattttggtAGGGTTTTTTCACTAGGCAGACTCTGCATCCATTGCCTCTGACATGTTTTCTCACCGTCAAGTACTTAACTCAGAAACTCTTAAGGAAATCCAGAGTTACttaaactcataattatgagttgtgctgatgttcatgtgcattttaaatacattcttTCTGACATGACTTGAAAACACTGTAACTGCTGAAGCTAAACCTTGACCTCCATTGGCCTGCCCCAACATCCCACTATTGGTTGAACCACAATGATTGACATGTTTTGAACATGCCATAAAGCaagatgtaacgagtacatctagtgttataggaagtgttcccggttccgctgacctaatttatgcagcctaacaatcctttaacggatttgaaagtataaattgataatgtgttatgtgtatgccaggtttaAGAGATGAgcttttagtctagatttaaactgacagagtgtgtctgcttcccgaacaatgctaggaagattgttccagagtttaggtgccaaataggagaaggatctaccgcctgcggttgattttgatattctaggtattatcagctggcctgaaatctgag
The sequence above is drawn from the Megalobrama amblycephala isolate DHTTF-2021 linkage group LG13, ASM1881202v1, whole genome shotgun sequence genome and encodes:
- the LOC125243252 gene encoding zinc-binding protein A33-like: MASSSGPALDGTLNKKLSQTGLKFVQKFAVDVTLDPDTANPYLILSDDGKQVRHGDIKQDVPKNPKRLEDRSVLAKQGFSSGRFYYEVQVKGKTDWGIGVVRESINRKGEIAASPENGVWVLMLENENEYIAYDDPPVSLSLRVKPEKVGVFVNYEEGLVSFYDVDSRSHIYSFTGQTFTEKLYPGLDPYLNDEGKNSKPLIITPVSVPPKYKT